The following proteins are co-located in the Paenibacillus sp. JNUCC32 genome:
- a CDS encoding choice-of-anchor I family protein: protein MELKHKSMKVVSLLMAAEITMASLFSGGSVYAGEGQELLQTASMETTSQDAAIAAVDLGMTDMIFPDAYAEEPYAVTVDVYGGQAPYTFSATGLPAGLTLASDTGAISGTPAAGQEGEHTVEVTVQDSAALPATVQSVVKLQILGKRPSPVADKLAMKMIGHYSVGTSNKDGGVAEIVKYNKDNGKLYLVNGSTQPASLEIVSLGADGSLVKDKQIHVEDLANTGGFLYGDLTSVDINTKTKQVVVAVQEQDHTKAGKVLVLDYDGGLTGSYETGVQPDMVKYTSDGRYILTADEGEPRTETAPDPEGSITIIDTLAGEVSHLKFDDPSIIDDRVHIRGNVEADGQIRSTGTKNDAVHDLEPEYIALSEDELTAYVALQENNAIAVVDIASKRIQSVRGLGYKDLSQPENQLDLLKDGQIKFENVPFYGMYMPDGIATYSVNGQQYILSANEGDATGWDDRSNESDIGKMKSNLDPSSPAAQFLAGKGTTYDKVEVASDMGSEGLYLYGGRSFSIWNAADLSQAYDSGSDFEKITAERLPNHFNASNDKTDLDSRSAKKGPEPEYVAVGKVGQKTLAFVGLERIGGVMTYDVTDPSAPAFLNYFNSRDFNGGIQSDSGPEGLDFIPASDSKTGRPLLLVANEVSGTVVLLELQVTKITVDKPSLTLKTGGTPEPLQASVEPVQGGSAELAWRSSDETVAVVDQNGLVTPVSAGEAVITVLSKDGYGSAEVSVNVTDGSPEGEPWKLTVMHTNDTHAHLAEVARRATLVQEIRSEGGNSLLLDAGDVFSGDLYFTKWFGLADLAFMNYMGYDAMTFGNHEFDQGTKTLADFVSKAHFPLVSANVDLSRDANISHLINKPAVIDTDQPKTTANSGVYPYVTLLVDGQKVGVFGLTTEDTAETSSPGKDVVFRDAVTSAQATVEAMEKEGLDKIIALSHLGYAKDLTLAEAVEGIDLIVGGHTHTTLNAPEVVTDSQHHTPTVIVQANEWGKFLGRVDLQFDKNGVVLVGDGELGGKLIPVDNTVQEDTQAKDMLAPYKAELEELMKQVIGIAGVELDGKRENVRSKETNLGNLIADGMLAKAKELKNADIALTNGGGIRAAIDEGDITMGELRTVMPFGNTLFVMDVTGQQLKDGLENGISGAKLADLPGKFPQIAGMKFKWDPSAPAGDKVFDVQIMKDGSYKPLVLTETYRMATNSFVAKGGDGYKSFADAIAEGKYNEDLGYPDYEIFMEYVNKLGGKVSPKVEGRITEQKKPANPGGGSSPGSGSGGSGGGTVTQPTTQPTPPATGGNASEPNVMTGNSLNISAASGGTMDLITVKEEAWKKAVSGLSANGQQELIIRAPELNRAAELSLPAAGLKQAMERNPKATLVLETALGAFRLPITALPLDEALETAQGSGNIQVKMSVAPAAGKVADAMTSKATSMGASLAANGGLRFGAAVGAPGAEQELKDFGKRVISRIMPLPTGMNPDSLAAVIYDEAAGTFQFVPAVRTTWNGKAAIEVKHAGNGVYALLQYKKTFADLDGHWAQSEIESMASKLLVNGVNADSYAPGKAITRAEFTAMLVRAMGLSPVIESGAFKDVQDHSAYAGEIGAASRYGLIEGGNGGAFSPNASMTRAEMAVMITRAMEAVNPADLSNQGANAVAGFKDQASIPVWAAAHVASLTKQGIVQGDNQGNFGALDSVTRAQAALVLKRTLTALKFMN, encoded by the coding sequence ATGGAGTTGAAGCATAAAAGCATGAAAGTAGTTTCGCTGTTGATGGCAGCGGAAATCACGATGGCCTCTCTGTTTTCGGGGGGCAGCGTGTATGCTGGCGAGGGGCAGGAATTGCTCCAGACCGCCAGCATGGAGACGACATCACAAGATGCAGCTATTGCTGCCGTGGATTTGGGCATGACCGATATGATCTTTCCGGATGCATATGCGGAAGAGCCGTATGCGGTCACCGTAGATGTGTATGGCGGACAAGCGCCTTATACGTTCTCGGCGACAGGTTTACCGGCAGGCTTGACCCTTGCATCCGATACGGGAGCCATTTCAGGTACGCCTGCGGCTGGACAAGAGGGCGAGCATACGGTTGAAGTAACGGTGCAGGATAGTGCAGCCTTACCTGCTACGGTCCAATCGGTTGTGAAATTGCAAATATTGGGCAAGCGTCCATCACCTGTGGCCGACAAGCTGGCCATGAAGATGATCGGACATTATTCCGTAGGTACTTCCAACAAGGATGGCGGCGTTGCGGAGATTGTAAAATACAACAAAGATAACGGGAAGCTCTATTTGGTTAACGGATCGACCCAGCCGGCCAGTCTCGAAATCGTGTCTCTAGGCGCCGATGGCAGCTTGGTTAAGGACAAGCAGATCCATGTAGAAGATTTGGCGAACACGGGCGGTTTCCTGTATGGAGACTTGACCAGCGTGGATATCAACACCAAGACGAAGCAGGTCGTGGTTGCCGTTCAGGAGCAGGATCATACGAAAGCCGGCAAGGTCCTGGTGCTCGACTATGACGGCGGCTTGACCGGATCCTATGAAACCGGCGTTCAGCCGGATATGGTCAAGTACACGTCCGATGGCCGTTATATCCTGACGGCGGATGAAGGCGAGCCCCGCACGGAGACCGCACCGGATCCGGAAGGAAGCATCACGATTATCGATACTTTGGCTGGCGAAGTAAGCCATTTGAAGTTCGATGACCCGTCGATCATTGACGATCGGGTGCATATTCGCGGGAATGTGGAAGCGGACGGGCAAATTCGCAGCACCGGAACGAAAAACGATGCCGTTCATGATCTGGAGCCCGAATACATCGCATTGTCGGAGGACGAGCTGACAGCGTATGTGGCCCTGCAGGAAAACAATGCGATAGCCGTGGTCGATATCGCCTCGAAGCGGATTCAATCGGTCCGGGGGCTCGGATATAAGGATTTGAGCCAGCCAGAGAATCAACTGGATCTGCTCAAGGATGGACAAATCAAGTTTGAGAATGTTCCTTTTTACGGCATGTATATGCCGGACGGAATTGCGACCTACAGCGTGAACGGGCAGCAGTATATTCTGTCCGCGAACGAAGGGGACGCTACCGGCTGGGATGACCGAAGCAATGAAAGCGACATCGGCAAAATGAAATCCAATCTGGATCCATCGTCGCCGGCAGCCCAATTCCTGGCTGGCAAAGGGACAACCTATGACAAGGTTGAAGTTGCGAGCGATATGGGCAGTGAAGGGCTGTATCTGTACGGGGGGCGTTCCTTCTCCATCTGGAATGCGGCGGATTTGTCCCAGGCATACGACAGCGGCAGTGATTTTGAGAAGATTACGGCGGAGCGCTTGCCGAATCATTTCAATGCAAGCAATGACAAAACCGATCTGGACAGCCGCAGCGCCAAGAAAGGCCCGGAGCCGGAATATGTTGCCGTGGGCAAGGTCGGACAGAAGACGCTGGCTTTTGTCGGACTGGAGCGCATTGGCGGCGTCATGACCTATGACGTAACGGATCCATCCGCTCCGGCGTTCCTGAACTACTTCAACTCGCGGGATTTCAACGGAGGCATCCAATCGGATTCCGGACCGGAGGGACTGGATTTTATTCCGGCTTCGGACAGCAAAACAGGACGCCCGCTGCTGCTGGTTGCGAATGAAGTTAGCGGAACGGTGGTGCTGCTGGAGCTTCAGGTGACCAAAATTACGGTGGATAAGCCATCGCTCACGTTGAAAACGGGCGGGACCCCGGAACCGTTGCAAGCAAGCGTTGAGCCCGTTCAGGGCGGATCGGCCGAGCTGGCTTGGCGTTCCTCCGACGAAACGGTAGCCGTCGTGGACCAAAACGGTCTGGTTACGCCGGTATCCGCAGGCGAAGCCGTGATCACCGTCCTGAGCAAGGATGGCTACGGTTCGGCGGAAGTATCGGTTAACGTAACGGACGGTTCGCCGGAAGGAGAACCGTGGAAGTTAACGGTGATGCATACCAACGATACCCATGCGCATCTGGCGGAAGTGGCCAGACGGGCTACGCTGGTTCAGGAGATCCGCAGCGAAGGCGGAAACAGCCTGCTGCTGGATGCTGGGGACGTCTTTTCCGGCGATCTGTATTTCACCAAATGGTTTGGGCTGGCTGATCTGGCCTTCATGAACTATATGGGGTATGACGCGATGACGTTCGGTAACCATGAATTCGATCAAGGCACCAAGACGCTTGCGGATTTCGTGAGCAAGGCGCATTTCCCGCTCGTCAGCGCGAACGTGGATCTTAGCCGTGACGCTAACATTTCACATTTGATTAACAAGCCGGCGGTTATCGATACCGATCAGCCCAAGACAACGGCAAATAGCGGGGTATACCCATACGTGACACTGCTGGTTGACGGCCAGAAGGTCGGGGTGTTCGGCTTAACGACCGAAGATACCGCGGAAACCTCCAGCCCGGGTAAAGACGTGGTCTTTCGTGACGCGGTGACCTCGGCTCAGGCTACCGTTGAGGCGATGGAGAAGGAGGGGCTGGACAAGATCATCGCCCTGTCCCACCTGGGGTACGCCAAAGATCTGACGCTGGCCGAAGCCGTCGAAGGCATCGACCTCATCGTCGGAGGTCATACCCATACGACGCTAAACGCGCCGGAAGTGGTGACGGACAGTCAGCATCATACCCCTACCGTCATCGTCCAAGCGAATGAGTGGGGCAAGTTCCTCGGCCGGGTAGATCTGCAGTTTGATAAAAACGGCGTTGTTCTCGTGGGAGACGGCGAACTTGGCGGGAAGCTGATCCCGGTAGACAACACGGTCCAGGAAGACACGCAAGCGAAGGATATGCTGGCTCCTTACAAAGCGGAATTGGAAGAACTGATGAAGCAGGTTATCGGCATTGCCGGAGTCGAGCTTGACGGCAAACGCGAGAATGTCCGCTCCAAGGAGACGAACCTGGGCAATCTGATAGCCGACGGCATGCTGGCTAAAGCCAAAGAGCTGAAAAACGCCGATATTGCCCTCACGAATGGCGGAGGCATCCGCGCCGCGATTGATGAAGGCGATATAACGATGGGCGAGCTGCGTACGGTGATGCCTTTCGGAAATACGCTGTTTGTTATGGACGTCACCGGACAGCAGCTGAAAGACGGGCTGGAAAACGGAATAAGCGGTGCCAAACTGGCGGATCTGCCAGGGAAGTTCCCGCAAATCGCCGGGATGAAATTCAAGTGGGATCCTAGCGCTCCGGCAGGAGATAAAGTGTTCGACGTACAGATCATGAAAGACGGCAGCTACAAACCTCTGGTATTGACCGAAACGTACCGGATGGCAACGAACAGCTTTGTAGCCAAGGGCGGAGATGGATATAAATCCTTTGCCGATGCGATTGCCGAAGGGAAATACAACGAGGATTTGGGTTACCCGGATTATGAAATTTTCATGGAGTATGTGAACAAGCTGGGCGGTAAGGTATCGCCGAAGGTCGAGGGCCGAATTACGGAGCAGAAGAAGCCGGCGAATCCTGGCGGCGGCTCTTCTCCCGGATCAGGATCAGGCGGTTCGGGAGGCGGCACGGTAACGCAGCCTACAACGCAGCCTACTCCTCCTGCTACTGGCGGAAATGCATCCGAGCCAAACGTGATGACAGGCAATAGTTTGAATATCAGCGCTGCTTCAGGCGGAACGATGGACCTCATTACGGTAAAGGAAGAGGCGTGGAAAAAGGCCGTAAGCGGCTTGTCCGCGAACGGGCAGCAGGAATTGATTATTCGGGCTCCTGAATTGAACCGTGCCGCGGAGCTGTCCCTTCCCGCAGCAGGCCTGAAGCAGGCCATGGAACGGAATCCGAAGGCAACCCTGGTGCTGGAGACCGCACTTGGAGCCTTCCGTCTTCCGATAACGGCTCTGCCTCTGGATGAGGCTCTGGAGACGGCACAAGGGTCCGGCAACATCCAGGTGAAGATGTCGGTGGCTCCCGCAGCAGGCAAGGTAGCGGACGCTATGACAAGCAAGGCCACTTCCATGGGCGCCTCGTTGGCAGCCAATGGAGGACTGCGGTTCGGCGCAGCGGTTGGAGCGCCTGGCGCAGAGCAGGAACTGAAGGATTTCGGGAAGCGCGTCATCAGCCGTATCATGCCGCTGCCGACAGGGATGAATCCGGATTCGCTTGCTGCCGTCATTTATGACGAAGCGGCGGGGACTTTCCAGTTTGTACCGGCCGTAAGGACGACATGGAACGGTAAAGCGGCGATCGAAGTCAAGCATGCCGGAAACGGCGTTTATGCGCTGCTGCAATACAAGAAGACGTTTGCGGATCTTGACGGCCACTGGGCGCAATCGGAAATCGAGTCCATGGCTTCCAAGCTGCTCGTGAACGGAGTCAACGCGGACTCCTATGCACCGGGCAAGGCGATCACGCGAGCTGAATTTACGGCCATGCTCGTCCGTGCGATGGGTCTCAGCCCGGTCATCGAGAGCGGTGCATTCAAGGATGTTCAGGATCATTCCGCGTATGCCGGCGAGATTGGCGCAGCCTCGCGCTACGGCTTGATCGAGGGCGGCAACGGCGGTGCCTTCTCGCCGAATGCCAGCATGACCCGAGCGGAAATGGCTGTAATGATCACCCGGGCCATGGAGGCGGTGAATCCGGCAGACCTATCCAACCAGGGTGCGAATGCCGTGGCCGGATTCAAGGATCAGGCATCCATTCCGGTTTGGGCGGCTGCCCATGTGGCCAGTCTTACTAAGCAAGGCATCGTACAGGGTGACAACCAAGGCAATTTCGGAGCACTCGATTCGGTCACACGTGCGCAAGCAGCACTCGTACTGAAGCGTACTTTGACAGCGTTGAAGTTTATGAACTGA
- a CDS encoding carbohydrate ABC transporter permease, which translates to MNPTRTDVTSRQTPLPLKRASKAKRLWLEEKRHFKKNTAAYLFIAPLAITVALVLLYPILKSALMSVQYWKVAKPIAEGNPFVGLDNYAAAIQSGHFLKSLGITFLYIIVTVVLRFLLGIGTAVLLNIPFKGRGLVRALVIIPWAVPEVVACLVFILMYDYQFGVINDLLLKLNLLSNPVAFLGEADTALWAAMFVNVWKGFPFAAIMLLAGLQSISKSLYEAAEIDGASKWRQFLSITFPMLKPVSVIVFLLLIIWTIKDFGIVYVLTGGGPSRVTEILTIFIYRAGFKSFDFGLASAAGMILLAISIVFTVMYMKATKAGEMS; encoded by the coding sequence ATGAATCCAACGCGAACGGATGTGACAAGCAGGCAAACTCCCTTGCCGTTGAAGAGAGCTTCGAAGGCCAAGCGATTATGGCTGGAGGAAAAACGGCATTTCAAAAAAAATACAGCCGCCTATTTATTTATTGCGCCGCTGGCCATTACCGTTGCTCTTGTACTCCTCTATCCGATTTTGAAATCGGCGCTCATGAGCGTGCAGTACTGGAAGGTTGCGAAGCCGATTGCCGAAGGCAATCCCTTCGTAGGCTTGGACAACTATGCAGCAGCCATCCAGTCGGGGCATTTCCTGAAATCGTTGGGCATTACCTTTCTATACATTATCGTGACGGTGGTTCTGCGTTTCCTGCTGGGAATCGGTACGGCCGTCCTGCTGAACATTCCCTTTAAGGGCCGAGGGCTCGTAAGAGCGCTGGTGATCATCCCATGGGCCGTCCCTGAAGTCGTTGCTTGTCTCGTATTTATTCTGATGTATGATTACCAATTCGGCGTGATCAACGATCTCCTGCTGAAGCTCAACCTGTTGTCCAATCCGGTCGCTTTCCTCGGCGAAGCCGACACCGCGCTCTGGGCAGCCATGTTCGTCAATGTATGGAAGGGCTTCCCGTTCGCCGCCATCATGCTGCTCGCCGGTCTGCAGAGCATATCCAAAAGCTTGTACGAAGCGGCGGAAATCGACGGTGCCTCGAAATGGCGCCAGTTTCTTAGCATTACCTTCCCGATGTTAAAGCCCGTATCCGTCATCGTCTTCCTGCTGCTGATCATCTGGACCATCAAGGATTTCGGCATCGTCTACGTCCTCACCGGGGGCGGACCAAGCCGGGTAACCGAAATACTGACCATTTTTATCTACAGGGCAGGGTTCAAATCGTTTGACTTCGGTTTGGCTTCCGCTGCGGGGATGATCCTGCTGGCCATCTCCATCGTATTCACCGTGATGTACATGAAAGCTACGAAGGCAGGTGAGATGTCATGA
- a CDS encoding carbohydrate ABC transporter permease → MSKGISKIIVYACAVLISLFAVSPFLWMILTSLKPQAEIYSTPLTYLPQELHWEGYKGMLNPHADDSANFMKWFGNTAFVSLLTTVFSLIISAFGGYAMSRFGFRGRMSLGYIILLTQMLPGSLLIIPLYLIMKDYNLLNSHLGLVIAYTTFAVPFCTWMLKGYFDSVSQSIDEAASVDGANRFTTFIRILLPLTLPGLVVTGIFSFLTSWNEFMFAQTFISDYDKWTLSVGIASFQGQYVVNWDYLMAGSVITTLPIVIAFWLLQKHLVSGMTAGAVK, encoded by the coding sequence ATGAGCAAAGGGATCAGCAAAATCATCGTGTATGCATGCGCCGTTCTCATTTCGTTGTTTGCCGTATCCCCTTTCCTATGGATGATCCTGACTTCGTTGAAGCCTCAGGCCGAAATCTACAGTACGCCGCTGACGTATCTTCCTCAAGAGCTTCATTGGGAGGGGTACAAGGGCATGCTGAATCCCCATGCGGACGACAGCGCCAACTTTATGAAATGGTTCGGCAATACGGCGTTTGTCTCGCTGCTAACGACGGTATTCTCTCTTATCATCTCCGCCTTTGGCGGCTATGCGATGTCCCGGTTCGGTTTCCGGGGACGGATGTCGCTCGGATATATCATCTTGTTGACGCAGATGCTCCCCGGCTCGCTGCTCATTATTCCGCTGTACCTGATCATGAAGGATTACAATCTGCTGAACTCCCATCTGGGTCTCGTCATTGCCTATACCACTTTTGCGGTACCGTTCTGTACCTGGATGCTGAAGGGCTACTTCGACAGCGTATCCCAGTCCATCGATGAAGCTGCCAGCGTTGACGGTGCCAACCGCTTCACAACCTTTATCCGGATTTTGCTCCCGCTCACGCTTCCCGGACTCGTGGTAACCGGCATCTTCTCTTTCTTAACCAGCTGGAACGAGTTTATGTTTGCCCAGACGTTCATCAGCGATTACGACAAATGGACGCTGTCGGTCGGCATCGCCAGCTTTCAGGGACAGTATGTCGTCAACTGGGATTACCTCATGGCGGGCTCCGTCATAACCACGCTTCCGATCGTGATTGCGTTCTGGCTGCTGCAAAAGCATCTGGTCAGCGGAATGACCGCCGGAGCCGTTAAATAA
- a CDS encoding ABC transporter substrate-binding protein, which translates to MVDRNRKKKRWTALIAAAVTLSTVLSACSGGKEPASASNAPSDGDPITISFETSVYAEEPHKKAIDALIAKYNETHPNVTIKVHGTDYENYWDKLTTEILAGTQGDIVQVYPENIATYNALQSGGTFVNLDEKIQASGLEDKLVGQELSKVDGSYYALSNYAWGSTGIFYSKSMFEAAGIDPASIQTMDDFKEAAIQLGGVKDGQYGFSSVIGTHPFIASEWYRLLARPVSGGIYFPDGEAGPYEADRINVNSAPNVWAAEWWQDLIKNPQATPPGTRDKKVSREMFWNGQAGMMMDGPWFIGMTKERDEALMDDLGLMPQPSVVYEGQTYKPNPHNYPIVSMISKDSKHPDEAWEFLEWMTSREAQQIIAGSGMIPSSKEYAESEEYKTENPLAAQFFDFQENVYAPAVMDPPIPELGSLSQILINAAQEMFVGMKDAKTALDSAAEQMKDTMH; encoded by the coding sequence ATGGTAGACAGAAACAGAAAGAAAAAGAGATGGACGGCGCTGATCGCTGCAGCCGTTACGTTATCAACCGTATTAAGCGCCTGCTCGGGTGGCAAGGAACCGGCCTCCGCAAGCAACGCCCCGTCCGACGGCGATCCAATTACGATCTCGTTCGAGACGTCGGTATACGCCGAAGAACCTCATAAGAAGGCAATCGATGCACTCATTGCCAAATACAATGAAACCCACCCTAACGTCACCATCAAAGTTCATGGAACAGACTACGAGAATTACTGGGATAAACTGACCACCGAGATTCTGGCAGGTACGCAGGGCGACATCGTTCAGGTATACCCGGAGAATATCGCCACCTATAATGCGCTGCAGAGCGGGGGCACCTTCGTGAATCTCGACGAGAAGATTCAAGCGAGCGGACTTGAGGACAAGCTTGTCGGACAGGAACTGAGCAAGGTGGACGGCTCTTATTATGCCTTATCCAATTACGCATGGGGATCAACCGGCATTTTCTACAGCAAATCGATGTTCGAAGCCGCCGGAATCGATCCGGCCTCCATTCAAACGATGGATGATTTCAAAGAAGCCGCCATACAGCTTGGCGGTGTTAAAGACGGACAATACGGGTTCTCCAGCGTCATCGGCACCCATCCCTTTATCGCCTCGGAATGGTACCGGCTGCTCGCTCGTCCCGTATCGGGAGGCATTTACTTCCCGGACGGCGAAGCTGGCCCTTACGAGGCCGACCGGATTAACGTCAATTCCGCACCAAACGTTTGGGCGGCGGAGTGGTGGCAGGATCTGATCAAGAACCCGCAGGCCACGCCTCCGGGAACCCGCGACAAGAAGGTCAGCCGCGAGATGTTCTGGAACGGCCAGGCCGGCATGATGATGGATGGTCCCTGGTTTATCGGCATGACCAAAGAACGCGATGAAGCTTTAATGGACGACCTGGGGCTCATGCCGCAGCCTTCCGTCGTATACGAAGGTCAAACCTATAAACCGAACCCGCACAATTATCCGATCGTGTCGATGATTTCCAAAGACAGCAAGCATCCTGACGAAGCTTGGGAATTCCTTGAATGGATGACCTCCCGGGAAGCGCAGCAAATTATCGCCGGTTCCGGCATGATTCCGAGCAGCAAGGAATACGCCGAATCCGAAGAATACAAAACGGAGAATCCGCTGGCTGCCCAATTCTTCGATTTCCAGGAGAATGTATACGCCCCGGCCGTGATGGACCCGCCCATCCCTGAACTCGGCTCCCTGTCCCAAATCCTGATCAATGCCGCGCAGGAGATGTTCGTCGGCATGAAAGACGCCAAGACGGCGCTGGATAGCGCGGCTGAGCAGATGAAAGACACGATGCATTAA
- a CDS encoding helix-turn-helix domain-containing protein: MNRNWFTRMLMLYIPAFLIVPAFLFFVFFQSLSESNRKDAERSNAYVTQQAMLMIDTSLSSLDQKISLEMLRNRKVISFFSRSTEKDLPLQVDVMNLLRDLKMTNPLIHSIYMVQADHNQVLNESTSYSLDQYADNAFIRSKLEAPNSHWSDTRLYKELPSDKGVPVVSLTRSVSIFSKHHGLIVVNVSADALQGMLLQMHDPSSRILSLYDTQGNSVFDMAKSETSVSRSGASNGALQSEANSDYTGWRIVSSVQGADTFNFIISLSNIWFIAGLLLCAVSVAWIVYVTLQNYRPIQRLVNQLQQLSSKEDAPEEIHKNEFTFINSKLQNMIDQNARFQLQFEEDLKAQQNFFVYELLEGTRSFDLKEWEKESAKHGLPVLFGKQLVFVLEVDHRSEWSANYGQMQHGTQQKAIETIILEAASDHACEVKLLWVSLHQLACILVISPEAEKLAFEALSFAEECQRRFADALSFTLSVGLGEPVEHPDNLHDSYHEALDALQTKPVNRSAMIIPYSSDPLSKDHSFHYFQKVDRIVDAFRLQEAKWKTEMQALFQNMLEEGISRRGASSVLHYLTYHLNKTASGMNDEYYLLWKTETMPALDRVQKEIDLPEDWTQMVLQLLEQFAERLDTQRNLRSQGNLVQEVKAYIEKHYTKAELSLDYLQDKFGISGKYLSRLFKEEYGLKFVDFLIDLRIQEAKRLLTESALSVQEITERVGYSSPISFARTFKKITGVPPMDYRKGK; the protein is encoded by the coding sequence ATGAATCGTAACTGGTTTACGCGGATGCTTATGCTGTATATCCCTGCTTTTCTGATCGTCCCCGCCTTTTTATTTTTCGTCTTTTTCCAATCATTGAGCGAAAGCAACCGAAAGGATGCCGAGCGTTCCAATGCTTACGTAACCCAGCAAGCGATGCTGATGATCGATACGTCGTTGTCTTCCCTGGATCAGAAAATTTCGCTTGAAATGCTGCGCAATCGAAAGGTCATCTCCTTTTTCTCCAGAAGCACGGAAAAGGATCTGCCCCTTCAGGTGGACGTGATGAATCTGTTGCGCGATTTAAAAATGACCAATCCTCTGATTCATTCCATTTACATGGTTCAAGCGGATCATAATCAAGTCCTCAATGAAAGCACAAGCTATTCCTTGGATCAATATGCCGATAACGCCTTCATCCGCTCCAAGCTGGAAGCACCCAACAGCCATTGGTCGGATACCAGGCTGTACAAGGAGCTGCCGTCCGACAAAGGGGTCCCCGTCGTCTCATTGACGCGCAGCGTTTCCATCTTCTCCAAGCATCATGGGTTAATCGTCGTTAATGTAAGCGCTGACGCCCTGCAGGGAATGCTTCTTCAAATGCATGACCCGTCTTCCCGCATACTAAGCCTATATGATACACAAGGGAACAGCGTGTTCGATATGGCAAAATCGGAGACTTCCGTCAGCAGGAGCGGAGCCAGCAACGGCGCCCTTCAGTCGGAAGCGAATTCCGACTATACGGGCTGGCGCATCGTTAGCAGCGTTCAAGGAGCGGATACCTTCAATTTCATCATCAGCCTATCGAATATTTGGTTTATTGCCGGTTTGCTTCTCTGTGCCGTTTCGGTCGCCTGGATCGTCTACGTGACGCTGCAAAATTACAGGCCCATTCAGCGCCTGGTCAACCAGCTGCAGCAGCTATCCTCCAAGGAGGACGCCCCGGAGGAAATCCATAAAAACGAATTTACGTTCATCAATTCTAAATTGCAAAACATGATTGATCAGAACGCAAGGTTCCAGCTTCAGTTCGAGGAGGATTTGAAGGCTCAGCAAAATTTTTTCGTGTACGAGCTGCTGGAAGGGACGCGTTCCTTCGATTTGAAGGAATGGGAGAAGGAATCGGCCAAGCATGGCCTGCCCGTGCTGTTTGGCAAGCAGCTGGTTTTTGTCCTGGAAGTGGATCACCGTTCCGAGTGGAGCGCAAATTACGGTCAGATGCAGCATGGCACTCAGCAAAAAGCCATCGAAACCATCATCCTGGAAGCGGCGTCGGATCATGCCTGCGAGGTGAAGCTGCTCTGGGTATCCTTGCACCAGCTTGCTTGCATTCTGGTCATATCGCCAGAAGCGGAGAAGCTGGCATTCGAGGCCCTCTCCTTCGCGGAAGAATGCCAGCGCCGATTTGCCGATGCCTTATCGTTCACCTTATCCGTCGGCCTCGGGGAGCCGGTCGAGCATCCGGACAATCTGCATGATTCATACCATGAGGCATTGGATGCGCTCCAAACGAAGCCCGTCAATCGAAGTGCCATGATCATTCCTTATTCGTCCGATCCCTTGTCGAAGGATCATAGTTTTCATTATTTTCAAAAGGTTGACCGGATCGTTGACGCCTTCCGACTCCAAGAAGCCAAGTGGAAGACGGAAATGCAGGCGCTCTTTCAGAACATGCTGGAAGAAGGCATATCGCGCCGGGGCGCAAGCAGCGTGCTGCATTACCTCACCTACCATCTGAACAAAACGGCTTCCGGAATGAACGACGAATACTACCTGCTCTGGAAAACAGAAACGATGCCGGCACTCGACCGGGTTCAAAAAGAAATCGACCTGCCGGAGGATTGGACGCAGATGGTGCTTCAGCTTCTGGAGCAATTTGCCGAACGGCTGGATACGCAGCGGAATCTGCGAAGCCAGGGAAACCTCGTCCAAGAGGTTAAGGCTTATATTGAAAAGCATTATACGAAGGCGGAACTATCCCTTGATTACCTGCAGGACAAGTTCGGGATCAGCGGCAAATATTTGAGCAGATTGTTCAAGGAAGAGTACGGCTTGAAATTCGTGGACTTTTTGATTGATTTACGAATCCAGGAAGCGAAACGGCTCCTCACGGAAAGCGCATTGTCTGTACAGGAAATTACGGAGAGGGTCGGTTACAGCAGCCCGATTTCATTTGCCAGGACCTTCAAAAAAATTACCGGCGTCCCCCCGATGGATTACCGCAAAGGCAAATAA